The DNA region GGTGAAGTATTACACCGGGAAAGAAGTTGCTGCAGTGGATATAAACGGGGCTCCCTTTTTCAGCCCTCACCCGATTCCTTTTTTAGATTCAGAGCAGAAGGTGAGAGGTTTCTTAAGATCGCAGCCGGTTACCTATTGCGTGGTGAGAAAATCGGCTGCTAACGATATCGAACGCCTGTCAGGCAATGAATTTAAGTCCACTGTTCTGAAGATAGCCGGGGATGAGTATATTCTCAAAATAGAGCCCGCCTCTTTTTATTCTGGTAATTCAAAAACCGGAAGATGATTTGCTTCCCTCTCCTTTTAAGGAAAGGAGATTGTAGGGTCAGACCTGTGGAGACTGTTGCCGAAGTCTTTTTTGGGAGAAATTTTATGTAAGGACAGGGCTTGTCCCTGTCCTAACTCTAATGCGGACAGCCACAAGGGCTGTCCCTACGTCAACGACTCCTGACTCACTATTACCTTTCAATGAGTTGAGCAACAGACTCTATATGTCTGCCCTGTAATTGAAATTCTGCTGAATTCAGAGACAACCATTTTCTCTGTTGGTCTGGAGACCTACAGAGAGCGAGTTTGTAGGGGTTCAAAATTTTGAACCCTCACTTTTCTTGAGCATTTGAGCCTTTGAACTTTTGAGCATTTTTCAGGGAATGACCCTTCTTCCACCTAAAAACCTTCTGGCATAATATTTCTCGTCTAAAGAAGAGATGGTCACCCCTTGGGAAGAGGATGAGTGGACGAATTGATTGTTTCCGGTGTAGATTCCCACGTGAAAAGGGGATAAGCCATCCTCAGTGAAAAAAACCAGATCGCCGAAAGCAAGCTCTTCTTTTTCCACCTTCTTGACCAGAAGAAAAAGCTTTTTAGTCTCGGGAGGAAGGTTGATTCCGGAATATCTAAGATATATCTGATGCACTAAGGCTGAGCAGTCTAATTTAGAATGGGATTCTCCTAAATAAGATTCCATTATCCGGGTCATTTTTAACTTGTCGATTTTACTCTCTGATATAGAACTGGGTTGGGAAACTGGATGAG from Candidatus Zixiibacteriota bacterium includes:
- a CDS encoding NlpC/P60 family protein, with protein sequence MGEKRAQRLRVTLSRFKGEPTIGGSPLQGLLGVASVKGGKFFLILSFFFLISCAAYPRYTTHPVSQPSSISESKIDKLKMTRIMESYLGESHSKLDCSALVHQIYLRYSGINLPPETKKLFLLVKKVEKEELAFGDLVFFTEDGLSPFHVGIYTGNNQFVHSSSSQGVTISSLDEKYYARRFLGGRRVIP